The Maniola hyperantus chromosome 9, iAphHyp1.2, whole genome shotgun sequence genome includes a region encoding these proteins:
- the LOC117985271 gene encoding aldo-keto reductase AKR2E4-like: MLQLYYRPDVKQGAIWAMEAGCRHIDTASEYATEDMVGEAIKNVTRRGIVKRTELFITSKLPFKVCTYAQVIGALQNSLKRLQLDYLDLYLIHTPRNVLKIKNCDYLEVWKGLEEAKRLGLTRSIGVSNFNSTEINRILTNSKTPPAVNQIETNPTFTNLELVAYCQSKSIVVTGYGSFGFLVPRPLIDLQLPPTFDDPTLVRMAKKHRVEVSQIIQRYLVERYIIPMTASFDKEHIELNLDIFSFTLSPKNVRKINKFNRDIKTYVYDDDGLEEAMVDGHRSLKRFIKANNLRQYRNVV; encoded by the exons ATGTTACAGTTATATTACCGCCCTGATGTAAAACAAGGAGCTATTTGGGCAATGGAAGCAGGATGTAGGCATATAGACACCGCATCTGAATATGCAACCGAGGACATGGTTGGTGAGGCCATCAAGAATGTTACAAGACGTGGCATCGTGAAACGGACagaattgttcataacttcaaag tTACCATTCAAAGTTTGCACCTATGCGCAGGTTATAGGAGCTCttcaaaattctttaaaaagacTACAATTAGATTATTTGGACCTGTACCTAATTCATACGCCCCGTAATGTG CTAAAGATAAAGAATTGCGATTACTTGGAGGTATGGAAAGGCCTTGAAGAAGCCAAGCGATTGGGTTTGACAAGATCCATTGGTGTTTCTAACTTCAACAGCACAGAAATTAACAGGATCTTAACTAATTCTAAAACCCCACCAGCCGTTAACCAAATTGAG ACAAATCCTACCTTCACAAACCTGGAGCTAGTGGCTTACTGTCAAAGTAAAAGCATAGTTGTGACCGGATACGGATCTTTTGGATTCCTCGTGCCCAGACCACTCATTGATTTACAACTACCGCCCACTTTTGACGATCCCACATTAGTGAGGATGGCCAAGAAACACCGTGTAGAAGTCAGTCAGATTATCCAGCGGTATTTg GTTGAACGCTACATAATACCAATGACCGCTTCGTTTGATAAGGAACACATTGAATTAAATTTAGACATTTTTAGTTTTACTTTAAGTCCAAAAAATGTTcgcaaaattaataaatttaacaGGGATATCAAGACCTACgtatatgatgatgatgggctGGAAGAAGCCATGGTCGACGGACATAGGAGTTTGAAGCGATTTATCAAAGCGAACAATTTGCGACAGTATAGAAACGTAGTTTAG